TTTGAAACCTGAGAACACCATTTATTTAATTTGGCTCACAATCTCCGCTCACCAGTAACCAATATGATGCTGCACATTACCAAATGCCCATCACCAAATGAAAACCTCCCGAACAGAGGGACTCATCTATCCACAGTACACCAACAGTGTCCCACACAGCtaggtgctgggggtgggggaaggggggtgcgGGCCACTCTTCCTGACCGAGATCTTCAGGCCACAGAACAGCCACAGCGGCACATGGCCTTCTGGTGCCGGGCCTTATCCCCACTGGCCCCTGCCATGGCCTCCTTTGCCATGGCCTCCCGGACCTTTTGGATCTCCTGGATGAGCAGGGTAAAGGCCTCCTCTACGCCTTGCCGTGTCTTGGCTGAGGTCTCCACGAAGGGGGCCCCCCAGCTCTTCGCAAGGGCTGCCGCAGCGGCCCGAGCATCTCCAGGGCTGCTCACAAGGTCACACTTGTTGCCCACAAGGACGAGGGGCTGGGTGCGATGAGGGCCCCAGGTGGCTCGCATCTGCTGCAGCTGGGCTAGAGACGAGGGGTCATCCAGGGCGAAGACCCCCAGCACGCCATCCCCAATGGCCACGCACTGGTCACGCAGGGCCCTGTGAGTGGCCTGCCCCGCTGTGTCCAGCACGTTCAGAATGCAGCCCCCGTGGCCCAGGGCCACCTCCTTCCAGTAGGAATCCTGGATCGTGGGGTCGTGGTCTTCCACAAAGCACTGGTGGTTCAACTGGATGGTGAGCGCGCTCTTGCCCACACCGCTGGCGCCCACCACAACCGCCTTGTACTCGGGCAGCTGCTTGCCGACACTTTTGGAGGGTGCCCGAGCCCTCTGGCTCTCCTCCTGAGAGCTGAGGTTCCACGTGCCCAGGCCCAGATCAAACATGTTAGGGTTTCTCGGCAGCGCCATTCCTCCGGTGGGCAGCTCAGGGAAGGGATACGGTCAGCAGGCCctgtgagggaaagagaaaagacaagggggagaggcgggggggggggggaagcaggggtTAGGCAAGACCATTGGGGGCAAGGGGTCAGCTGGTGTCATGGAATCAACATTTAATAAGTGCCTAGGTGTGTGCAAATCACCTTCTAGTAGGCTGTATACCTTATTTATGTTGCTTAATCTCTGTCCGTCTCATTCCCTCTATGTGAAGGCACGGGTTTTAAGAGCCCCTTTATTGAGTTGCAATTTCTATACCACAGTTAATCTAGTTAAAGTTCacgattcaatttttttttagcatattcacactgttgtgcaaccatcaccgtAATCTAAGAAAATTTTCTTCACCCGGAAAAGAAAGCTCCTGCCCATTAGCAGCCCCTCCCCTTTGGGCGTAGTCTGGTGGGGATTTGGGCCAGTTTTGATTTTGGTTTCCGATCTTATCACTGTTGATCCCCAAGCCCGGCACCGTGTGGGTCACATATTATCTGCCAAGCGACATTCCTGTCCCCAGGGAGTTTGTTATTCCAAAAGGTGGagacaataaatgaaataaatgggcaAATTATGAGGTCGGTTGGTCATTAGCATTAGAATTTAGTCTTTCTTACATATTCAGCATGCGGCTATTGAGAGCCCACTGTGTGGTGAGGACAAACAACTGgggaaaatagttaaaatagtcAGCAAGCCCCTGCCCCCAGGAACGTGACGTGGTGGTCAGGAAGACAGAcaacaacaaagataaataagtaaaatgtcctGTAATAACGGGTGATAAACAGGCCGGAGGTGCTCGGTTCACGTTAAgcttctttattatttaattttcatgcaTTATTTCCAGCGTCTTCCGGCACGCCGGGCATTGTGATGGGTGTggggaaggaaggtgggaggtgtgggggtggggaagaggcagcGAACAAAATAGACTGAAATCCCTGCCCTTGGGAGGATTAGATTCTGGAAGTGAGAAGgagacaatcaacaaaataagCAAGTAAATTATCATGCAGGTAGGAGAGGatgggcacacagcaggtgctcaattaGTGCTAGCTATTAATAGCAAATTACCATTAAACTTATTCAATACACATCCTGGTCTTGGTTCTGTGTGGCCTCATGAAATGCATCATAATGGCTGCGAGCCCGAGTCTTTCTGGAAACCCCGGGGAGAATGGCGGTTTTGGGGGGCAGATGGTGGGTTCAAGGCATCCGTGGGGGGGGTTCTGTTGAATTTGGGAGCTggaggtcaggggtggggggtggggaacgtCCCAGATGGGGGTGCGACTGTAAGGTCCTCAGCGCAAAGAGACTCCTGGTAATAGTTATTAGATGCTCTGGCTTAGAAAGAAGGGGGGCCATGGTGAAGAGAGGTAAACTGAGGACAGAGCTGGGGGGCGAACCCTCGAATGCTTCGggaacagaaagggagaagatgtAGCAGCAGCGAGGAGGCCGCTGCTGTGGTCCAAGGCCCTCGATGGAGAGGTCAGAGTGTAAGGTGGAACTAACCGCCAGGATTTGCTCCGAGAGTCAAAGGCGGCgcgagaggtggggaggggtgaagGCTAACTCTCGAGTTTGGGGTCCGCGCCACTGGGAATTCTTGC
Above is a genomic segment from Neovison vison isolate M4711 chromosome X, ASM_NN_V1, whole genome shotgun sequence containing:
- the ERAS gene encoding GTPase ERas codes for the protein MALPRNPNMFDLGLGTWNLSSQEESQRARAPSKSVGKQLPEYKAVVVGASGVGKSALTIQLNHQCFVEDHDPTIQDSYWKEVALGHGGCILNVLDTAGQATHRALRDQCVAIGDGVLGVFALDDPSSLAQLQQMRATWGPHRTQPLVLVGNKCDLVSSPGDARAAAAALAKSWGAPFVETSAKTRQGVEEAFTLLIQEIQKVREAMAKEAMAGASGDKARHQKAMCRCGCSVA